A stretch of the Photobacterium toruni genome encodes the following:
- the asd gene encoding aspartate-semialdehyde dehydrogenase — translation MTVGLVGWRGMVGSVLMQRMVEEGDFAVIDPVFFTTSQVGLAAPNFGKDAGVLQDAFDLEALKRLDVVITCQGGSYTEKVYPALRQAGWKGYWIDAASTLRMQPDSIITLDPVNFEQIQQGIHSGINTYVGGNCTVSLMLMAVGGLYKAGLVEWMTSQTYQAASGAGAKNMRELISQMGVINDSVTSELANPATSILDIDRKVAQTLRASDFPAQQFGAPLAGSLIPWIDVKRDNGQSKEEWKASVETNKILGLQDSPIPIDGTCVRIGAMRCHSQALTLKLKKNVPLDEVEAIIASHNDWVKVIPNERDITVQELSPAKVTGTLSVPVGRLRKLAMGDDYLNAFTVGDQLLWGAAEPLRRTLRILLAAKA, via the coding sequence ATGACAGTAGGTTTAGTCGGTTGGCGTGGTATGGTGGGCTCTGTATTAATGCAGCGTATGGTCGAGGAAGGTGACTTTGCTGTTATCGATCCGGTCTTTTTTACCACATCACAGGTAGGTTTAGCAGCGCCTAATTTTGGAAAAGATGCTGGCGTATTACAAGACGCGTTTGATCTTGAAGCTTTGAAGCGACTTGATGTGGTGATTACCTGTCAAGGTGGCAGTTATACTGAGAAAGTGTATCCAGCATTACGACAAGCGGGTTGGAAAGGTTATTGGATTGATGCCGCATCAACCTTACGTATGCAACCTGATTCTATTATCACACTTGATCCGGTCAATTTTGAACAAATCCAACAAGGTATTCATAGTGGTATTAATACGTATGTTGGTGGTAATTGCACCGTTAGTTTGATGTTAATGGCGGTGGGTGGTTTATATAAAGCGGGATTAGTTGAATGGATGACTTCGCAAACTTATCAAGCAGCATCCGGTGCTGGTGCAAAGAATATGCGCGAGTTAATCAGCCAAATGGGTGTGATTAATGATTCTGTTACCAGCGAATTAGCTAATCCAGCAACATCCATTTTAGATATTGATCGTAAAGTTGCGCAAACATTACGTGCCTCAGATTTTCCTGCTCAACAATTTGGGGCGCCATTGGCTGGTTCATTGATTCCATGGATTGATGTTAAGCGTGATAATGGTCAAAGCAAGGAAGAGTGGAAAGCATCGGTTGAGACCAATAAGATCTTAGGTCTTCAAGATAGCCCGATTCCTATTGATGGTACTTGTGTACGTATTGGCGCAATGCGTTGTCATAGCCAAGCATTAACATTAAAGCTTAAGAAAAATGTACCGCTTGATGAAGTGGAAGCGATCATTGCATCCCATAATGATTGGGTTAAAGTGATCCCGAATGAGCGTGATATTACAGTACAAGAATTAAGCCCTGCTAAAGTGACAGGAACATTATCAGTGCCTGTTGGTCGCTTGCGTAAATTAGCAATGGGTGACGATTATTTGAATGCGTTTACTGTCGGTGATCAGTTGCTTTGGGGAGCAGCAGAACCATTACGACGTACACTCCGTATTTTATTAGCCGCGAAAGCTTAA
- the sodB gene encoding superoxide dismutase [Fe]: MAFELPALPYAINALEPHISQETLEYHYGKHHNTYVVKLNGLVEGTDLAEKSLEEIVQTSTGGVFNNAAQVWNHTFYWHCLSPNGGGEPTGELADAIVKAFGSFAEFKAKFTDSAINNFGSGWTWLVKTEDGALEIVNTSNAGCPIAEEGLKMTPLLTVDVWEHAYYIDYRNARPDYMAAFWALVNWDFAAKNLAA, from the coding sequence ATGGCATTTGAATTACCAGCTCTACCGTACGCAATCAACGCTCTTGAGCCACATATCTCTCAAGAAACACTAGAATACCACTACGGTAAGCACCACAATACTTACGTTGTTAAGCTAAACGGTCTTGTAGAAGGTACTGACCTTGCTGAAAAATCTCTTGAAGAGATCGTACAGACTTCTACGGGTGGTGTTTTCAACAACGCAGCTCAAGTATGGAACCATACATTCTACTGGCACTGCCTAAGTCCAAATGGCGGCGGCGAGCCAACTGGCGAATTAGCAGATGCAATTGTTAAAGCATTCGGTTCTTTTGCAGAATTCAAAGCTAAATTCACAGATTCAGCAATCAACAACTTTGGTTCAGGCTGGACATGGTTAGTTAAAACTGAAGATGGCGCATTAGAAATCGTTAACACTTCAAACGCAGGTTGCCCAATTGCAGAAGAAGGTCTAAAAATGACACCGCTTCTAACTGTTGATGTATGGGAACACGCTTACTACATCGATTACCGCAATGCTCGCCCTGATTACATGGCAGCATTCTGGGCATTGGTTAACTGGGATTTCGCCGCTAAAAATCTTGCAGCGTAA
- a CDS encoding Na+/H+ antiporter family protein has protein sequence MNPVIIAVCIMLVLALMRVNVVVALTFSAIIGGLIGGLSLTDAVSAFEGGLGGGATTALSYAMLGAFAVAISRSGITDVLAQKVIKHISGHENIAAATGVKYSVLIILVLLAISSQNVIPVHIAFIPIVIPPLLHVFAKLKLDRRLIACVLTFGLVTPYMVLPIGFGGIFLNNILLKNLHDNGLDVAASQVPIAMILPACGMLFGLLMATFVSYRKPREYSVAKILASEPEKKTIDMRHVYVAVGAIFAALGAQLYSGSMIIGGLVGFMVFTFTGVIKWKETHDVFTKGVHMMAMIGFIMIAAAGFAAVMKATGGVETLVNSLEAVIGNNKPLAALLMLVVGLLVTMGIGSSFSTIPILATIYVPLCLSFGFSPMATIAIVGTAAALGDAGSPASDSTLGPTSGLNADGQHDHIWDSVVPTFIHYNLPLIAFGWIASMIL, from the coding sequence ATGAACCCTGTAATTATCGCCGTATGCATCATGCTGGTACTCGCTTTAATGCGTGTCAATGTCGTGGTTGCACTTACATTTAGTGCCATCATTGGTGGCCTCATCGGAGGATTGTCTCTTACCGATGCTGTTTCTGCCTTTGAGGGTGGTTTAGGTGGTGGAGCGACAACCGCTCTTAGCTATGCCATGTTAGGTGCTTTTGCCGTCGCTATTTCGCGCTCTGGTATTACTGACGTCCTTGCTCAAAAAGTAATTAAACACATTAGCGGCCATGAAAATATTGCCGCAGCAACAGGGGTTAAATATAGCGTTCTTATCATTTTAGTATTGCTTGCCATTTCTTCTCAGAACGTTATCCCTGTCCATATCGCTTTTATTCCAATTGTAATTCCACCGTTATTACATGTTTTTGCCAAACTTAAACTTGATCGCCGCTTAATTGCCTGTGTATTAACGTTTGGCTTAGTTACCCCTTATATGGTACTTCCAATAGGTTTTGGTGGTATTTTCCTTAATAATATTCTACTAAAAAATTTACATGATAATGGTCTAGATGTTGCTGCGAGCCAAGTGCCTATCGCAATGATCTTACCCGCTTGTGGTATGTTATTTGGCTTATTAATGGCAACATTTGTGAGTTACCGTAAGCCACGAGAATACTCAGTAGCAAAAATTCTTGCGAGTGAGCCAGAGAAAAAGACCATTGATATGCGTCATGTTTACGTTGCTGTTGGTGCTATTTTTGCAGCATTAGGCGCACAACTTTATAGTGGCTCAATGATTATTGGTGGCTTGGTCGGCTTCATGGTCTTCACCTTTACGGGTGTCATCAAGTGGAAAGAAACCCACGATGTGTTCACGAAAGGTGTCCATATGATGGCGATGATCGGTTTTATTATGATTGCAGCAGCAGGTTTTGCAGCGGTAATGAAAGCGACAGGTGGCGTTGAAACCTTAGTTAATTCACTAGAAGCTGTTATCGGTAATAACAAACCCCTCGCGGCATTATTAATGCTTGTTGTTGGTTTATTAGTAACCATGGGTATTGGCTCATCATTTTCGACAATTCCAATTCTAGCAACAATCTATGTTCCATTATGTTTGTCTTTTGGTTTCTCGCCAATGGCAACTATTGCTATTGTAGGAACAGCGGCAGCACTAGGTGATGCAGGTTCTCCAGCTTCTGATTCAACTTTAGGTCCAACATCAGGTTTGAATGCCGATGGACAACATGATCATATATGGGATTCTGTAGTACCAACGTTTATCCACTATAACTTGCCACTAATTGCCTTTGGCTGGATAGCGTCAATGATACTTTAA
- a CDS encoding VolA/Pla-1 family phospholipase — MNKYILTILTTSLGLIGCGSDSKLEGAPTLDPNITESVNAATKINFDLISDPQNPILVQPTYLLMNNRDGTLNTEAAAIDPTNISDPLVAMGQTDGWSTNQPLQLQFVGANLDATTLTDGFYLIESNNPTNDTDTTPPIKLSQANGDFALSASGTTLTVMLLKPLKPAHNYMFAITNELQDSNGNSVGMSNTYAVLKAQATAPSPALIPAQKITHNTETEFARVGVNKDSIIFSSWFTTASVGDAIFAVKTATALALQQGANTVWKGSALNDNVTTSDLRNLFSFSNPTDTKAQTPAGKGEIYTGTVALPYFLNNSAANFATTPWQSGMPSIAIISSVLATGSAADKATIIEQLAALNITPADIAAATDPSVQNKLLVALTGATLTLANGDQLDPQRLITRFSPLPKLRSVQYIDYILVLPSAAKCNAVGKNSTSIYLHGITSNKETVFALADNIINDNCQAIFAIDHPLHGSRTINGVPGSASDGHPEYYLNLSALTVARDNLRQSSSDIINLRATIGRIFAIIAEGDNTTINNLGHLKTLDPVQGVTFIGHSLGAITGVSVANIINRPLGEPTIDTTYFAINTFALANPGGEIPYLLLNSGSFGGFVKGNLMLSSNAEFKAFCNQQSLGAADCFNAYQAQLISQGDAASLATLTATYSTFNRFAYAAQTVLDTIDPTNHAPQVNPSTALYLAQVKDDATIPNMTPLGATVEGTNILLPYSPFTGTTPLIFGLNLAVTDKSITDQLIRNAVLFNQGGHSSLQNPTISPAVTQEMQQEIASFINTKGQNITINNKSVIMTTP; from the coding sequence ATGAATAAGTATATTTTAACAATACTAACAACAAGTTTAGGGTTAATTGGTTGTGGTAGTGACAGTAAACTCGAAGGTGCACCAACATTAGATCCTAATATTACTGAAAGTGTAAACGCTGCAACTAAAATTAATTTTGATTTAATCAGCGATCCACAAAACCCAATTCTCGTTCAACCCACTTATTTATTAATGAATAACCGTGATGGCACATTAAATACCGAAGCCGCAGCCATCGATCCAACGAATATTAGTGATCCATTAGTTGCAATGGGACAAACCGACGGCTGGAGTACCAATCAACCTCTACAGTTACAATTTGTAGGTGCGAATCTTGATGCGACGACCTTAACTGACGGGTTTTATTTAATTGAATCAAACAATCCAACCAATGATACTGATACTACGCCCCCAATAAAGCTTTCCCAAGCCAATGGCGACTTTGCTCTCTCTGCATCTGGCACCACGCTAACAGTGATGTTATTGAAACCATTAAAGCCCGCTCATAATTATATGTTTGCCATCACTAATGAGCTACAAGACAGTAACGGTAATAGTGTGGGTATGAGTAACACCTATGCGGTCTTAAAAGCGCAAGCAACTGCGCCCTCTCCAGCATTAATCCCCGCGCAAAAAATCACCCATAACACCGAAACCGAATTTGCAAGAGTCGGTGTCAATAAAGACAGTATTATCTTCTCAAGTTGGTTTACCACCGCCTCCGTTGGCGATGCTATTTTTGCAGTTAAAACAGCCACAGCTCTTGCACTCCAACAAGGTGCAAATACCGTTTGGAAAGGTAGCGCCCTTAACGATAATGTTACAACATCCGATTTACGTAACTTGTTTAGCTTTTCTAACCCTACAGACACTAAAGCGCAGACACCCGCAGGAAAAGGAGAAATTTACACAGGAACGGTAGCATTGCCCTACTTTTTAAATAATAGTGCCGCCAACTTTGCCACCACACCTTGGCAAAGCGGAATGCCAAGTATTGCCATTATCAGCTCTGTATTAGCAACTGGAAGTGCTGCTGATAAAGCAACAATTATAGAACAACTAGCAGCACTTAATATAACCCCTGCAGATATTGCAGCGGCAACAGATCCTAGTGTTCAAAATAAACTTTTAGTTGCATTAACAGGAGCAACGCTGACTTTAGCAAATGGTGATCAACTTGATCCACAACGTCTGATCACTCGTTTTAGCCCTCTCCCAAAATTACGCTCAGTACAGTATATTGATTACATATTAGTGCTCCCTAGTGCCGCTAAATGTAACGCTGTAGGGAAAAATAGCACCAGCATCTATTTACATGGTATTACCAGCAACAAAGAAACTGTATTCGCACTTGCAGACAATATAATTAATGATAATTGTCAGGCTATTTTTGCGATTGATCATCCCCTGCATGGAAGTCGTACTATTAATGGTGTTCCTGGTAGCGCCAGTGATGGTCACCCTGAGTATTATTTAAATTTATCAGCCCTGACCGTTGCCCGTGATAATTTACGTCAAAGCAGTAGTGATATTATTAACTTGCGAGCAACCATCGGAAGGATCTTTGCGATCATTGCCGAAGGTGATAATACGACCATTAATAACTTAGGGCATTTAAAAACCTTAGATCCGGTACAAGGGGTAACCTTTATTGGTCATTCATTAGGTGCCATTACGGGTGTTAGTGTCGCTAATATTATCAATCGCCCTCTAGGAGAACCAACAATAGATACCACCTACTTCGCTATTAATACTTTTGCATTAGCAAATCCTGGTGGTGAAATCCCTTATCTATTGTTAAATTCTGGCAGCTTTGGGGGCTTCGTAAAAGGTAACTTAATGCTCAGTAGTAATGCTGAATTTAAAGCCTTTTGTAACCAACAATCTTTAGGTGCTGCGGACTGTTTTAATGCTTACCAAGCGCAGTTAATTTCTCAAGGTGATGCCGCCTCTCTCGCAACATTAACTGCAACTTATTCCACGTTTAACCGCTTCGCTTATGCTGCTCAAACCGTATTAGATACTATAGATCCAACCAATCATGCACCACAAGTCAATCCAAGTACGGCATTATATTTAGCACAAGTCAAAGATGATGCAACGATTCCGAATATGACACCACTGGGAGCGACGGTTGAGGGGACTAATATTTTACTGCCATATTCTCCTTTCACAGGGACAACCCCATTAATTTTCGGGCTCAACCTCGCAGTGACAGATAAATCGATTACAGATCAATTAATTCGCAATGCCGTATTATTTAATCAAGGTGGTCATTCATCATTGCAAAATCCAACAATAAGCCCTGCTGTAACACAAGAAATGCAACAAGAGATAGCATCATTTATAAATACAAAGGGTCAAAACATAACGATTAACAATAAAAGTGTAATTATGACAACACCTTAA
- the nhaC gene encoding Na+/H+ antiporter NhaC, which yields MEKQTIVKLPSVMQVIIALGIFLALAFSFTSKLNLPIQLALYIGWFVIIALGIKLGHDYKSLEKAATKGIANGLGAVLILLAVGSLVGTWIAGGIVPTIIYYGLEAIHPSIFLLATMIICSLTALATGTSWGAAGTAGIAMMGIGQGLGIPAPMTAGAVLSGCYFGDKMSPLSDSVILASSMSNVEIMEHIKGMLPIALISYVITGILFTAVGFHYAGSVDMSQVDSVIAAMDKQFVISPLSFIPVIIVLVLLAFRLPSFPVISFGSLLGIAWAVMVQGMDPLKAINAAWAPFSISSGVEFIDAILNRGGMSSMLGSVAVIIFGLGFGGLLDKVGVLQTIARLFERKVNSAGSLAVSTIATAFLGNVFGSAMYVSLILTPKICAKNYDRLGYQRKNLSRNAEFGGTLTSGMVPWSDNGIYMASILGVATFSYAPFMWLSFVCIIVTIVTSYMGWFVDRCPPATAEQLAEDDEDELMTVKRLTS from the coding sequence ATGGAAAAACAGACAATCGTGAAATTACCCTCAGTAATGCAAGTAATTATTGCATTAGGTATTTTCCTTGCCCTTGCATTCTCTTTTACCTCAAAATTGAATTTGCCAATCCAACTAGCGTTATACATTGGTTGGTTTGTGATTATTGCATTAGGAATTAAACTCGGACATGATTATAAATCGTTAGAAAAAGCCGCAACCAAAGGTATCGCTAACGGTTTAGGTGCAGTATTAATATTATTAGCCGTTGGTTCATTGGTCGGTACTTGGATTGCTGGCGGTATTGTTCCAACAATTATCTACTATGGTCTTGAAGCTATCCACCCTTCCATTTTCTTGCTGGCAACAATGATCATTTGTTCATTAACTGCATTGGCAACAGGCACATCTTGGGGCGCTGCAGGTACTGCTGGTATTGCAATGATGGGGATTGGTCAAGGGTTAGGTATTCCAGCACCAATGACTGCGGGTGCCGTACTTTCTGGCTGTTATTTTGGTGATAAAATGTCACCACTATCAGATTCTGTGATCCTTGCTTCTTCAATGTCTAACGTTGAAATCATGGAACACATCAAAGGCATGCTGCCAATTGCACTGATTAGCTATGTTATTACTGGCATTCTATTTACAGCAGTAGGTTTCCACTACGCTGGCAGTGTTGATATGTCACAAGTCGATTCTGTCATCGCAGCGATGGATAAACAATTTGTTATTTCACCATTATCGTTTATTCCTGTCATTATTGTATTAGTGCTATTAGCGTTCCGTTTACCTTCTTTCCCTGTTATTTCTTTTGGTTCATTACTGGGTATTGCATGGGCTGTTATGGTTCAGGGTATGGATCCTCTTAAAGCGATTAATGCTGCTTGGGCACCGTTCTCTATTAGCTCTGGGGTTGAATTTATTGATGCGATTCTAAACCGTGGCGGCATGTCATCAATGCTAGGTTCAGTTGCAGTAATTATTTTTGGTTTAGGTTTTGGTGGCTTACTTGATAAAGTTGGCGTACTACAAACTATTGCCCGTCTATTTGAACGTAAAGTAAATTCAGCAGGTAGCCTTGCAGTTTCGACTATCGCAACCGCTTTCTTAGGTAACGTATTTGGTTCAGCAATGTACGTATCATTAATTCTAACGCCAAAAATTTGTGCTAAAAACTACGACCGTTTAGGTTACCAGCGTAAGAATTTATCTCGTAATGCTGAATTTGGTGGCACGCTCACCTCTGGTATGGTGCCTTGGAGTGACAATGGCATCTACATGGCGAGTATTTTAGGTGTTGCTACTTTCTCTTACGCACCCTTCATGTGGCTTAGTTTTGTCTGTATTATTGTGACCATTGTGACATCGTACATGGGCTGGTTTGTCGATCGTTGTCCACCAGCAACGGCAGAACAATTAGCTGAAGATGACGAAGATGAGTTAATGACAGTGAAACGCTTAACGTCATAA
- a CDS encoding YjiG family protein yields the protein MTITKKPMVTDIFVEGAKKGWVIATTSTVPNVLMAFVIIKALQITGALELMGTLFSPIMAVFGLPGEAAAVLIGAWMSMGGAVGVVITLFDQGILNGEHIAILAPAIYLMGSQVQYMGRIMGPIRTEGRYIPIMIAISVLNAFAAMFVMNVLV from the coding sequence ATGACTATTACAAAAAAACCAATGGTGACTGATATTTTTGTTGAAGGCGCTAAAAAAGGCTGGGTAATTGCCACCACTTCAACAGTACCTAACGTCTTAATGGCTTTCGTGATCATCAAAGCACTACAAATCACAGGCGCATTAGAATTAATGGGCACATTATTTTCACCCATTATGGCTGTTTTTGGTCTTCCTGGTGAAGCAGCAGCAGTATTAATTGGTGCATGGATGTCAATGGGTGGCGCTGTAGGTGTTGTTATTACGCTGTTTGACCAAGGTATTCTAAACGGTGAACACATTGCCATTCTAGCCCCTGCTATTTATCTAATGGGCTCTCAGGTTCAGTACATGGGTCGTATTATGGGTCCAATTCGTACTGAAGGTCGTTACATTCCAATTATGATCGCTATTTCAGTATTAAACGCTTTTGCAGCAATGTTTGTAATGAACGTATTAGTGTAA
- the grxD gene encoding Grx4 family monothiol glutaredoxin, which yields METIDKIKQQISDNAILLYMKGSPKLPSCGFSSQAAQALMNCGEKFAFVDILQNPDIRAELPVYAQWPTFPQLWIDGELIGGCDIILEMFQKGELQTLIKESAARRDAQAAE from the coding sequence ATGGAAACTATCGATAAAATTAAACAACAAATTTCAGATAACGCTATTTTGTTGTACATGAAAGGCTCTCCAAAATTACCAAGCTGTGGTTTCTCATCACAAGCAGCACAAGCATTAATGAACTGTGGTGAAAAATTTGCATTTGTAGATATTCTTCAAAACCCAGATATTCGTGCTGAATTGCCTGTATACGCACAGTGGCCAACATTCCCACAATTATGGATTGATGGTGAGCTAATTGGTGGTTGTGACATCATTTTGGAAATGTTCCAAAAAGGTGAATTACAGACACTAATTAAAGAGTCTGCTGCTCGTCGTGATGCACAAGCAGCTGAGTAA
- a CDS encoding nucleoside recognition domain-containing protein translates to MSNNAIEGRKVTIGSYIALAFAIIFFSGALQSNQWYGVFDFTTLNGSFGNVVYSVNDTAEGVEAASTSFRGKGGSGARDGFIFALTLIPTVMFALGMINVLEHYGALDAARKLLTPLLRPLMGIPGNSGLALIASLQSTDAGAAMTRQLNDEGHLTKRETDIFTMFQFSAGAAIVNFFSSGAVLFTLTTASGEPAVTSSIGLAVAIMFIFKFVGANIFRVYLNITEGKENKDTKPTTVAQENA, encoded by the coding sequence ATGAGCAACAACGCAATAGAAGGCCGTAAAGTTACTATTGGCAGCTACATTGCCCTCGCATTTGCTATCATTTTCTTTTCCGGCGCACTGCAATCTAATCAGTGGTACGGCGTATTTGATTTTACAACCTTAAATGGCTCATTCGGTAATGTCGTTTATTCCGTTAATGATACCGCAGAAGGTGTAGAAGCAGCTTCAACCTCATTCCGTGGCAAAGGTGGTAGCGGTGCGCGTGATGGCTTTATTTTTGCGTTAACGTTGATCCCAACAGTGATGTTTGCTCTAGGTATGATCAATGTCCTTGAGCATTACGGCGCACTAGATGCGGCACGTAAATTATTAACCCCTTTACTGCGCCCATTAATGGGTATTCCAGGTAACTCAGGTTTAGCGTTGATCGCCTCACTACAAAGTACCGATGCAGGTGCTGCCATGACACGCCAGCTAAATGATGAAGGTCATCTCACCAAACGAGAAACCGATATTTTTACCATGTTCCAGTTCTCTGCCGGTGCTGCGATTGTAAACTTCTTCTCATCAGGTGCGGTGCTATTTACCTTAACCACAGCATCAGGTGAACCAGCAGTAACCTCTTCTATCGGTCTTGCGGTTGCAATTATGTTTATCTTCAAGTTTGTGGGTGCCAACATTTTCCGCGTATACCTAAACATCACTGAAGGCAAAGAAAACAAAGACACTAAACCAACAACTGTTGCTCAGGAAAATGCATAA
- a CDS encoding M20 family metallopeptidase — MSFSLNNYLEELRPLINLDCGTLTVDGIDVVATIMAQKYLDLGWHVKRIDCGIAGTGLEVRNKPDADQIDVMLIGHMDTVFPVGTAAARPMTHDNERAYGPGVSDMKSGLLSMVYALRDLDPTALDALSICVCMNPDEEIGSLHSETWLKSVAVNAKHVLVAEAARADGSLVKARKGMARYRLSFHGKAAHAGNEPQNGRSAITEMAHWILAINAMTNFESGTTLNAGVVSGGAGANIVPDFAEVVVDVRFWDNDEYADVNAQIRALTETPFVDGVTITVEREAHKPSMVPSPQTEVLMAQVEAVGKELGIDITWQAVGGGSDANLTAVLGIPTLDGLGPIGAGFHSADEWLDLASIEPRIRLLQQVLVKIAQQ, encoded by the coding sequence ATGTCTTTTTCTCTGAATAATTACCTTGAAGAATTACGCCCACTTATTAACCTTGATTGCGGCACTCTAACCGTTGATGGTATCGATGTTGTAGCCACCATCATGGCACAAAAATACCTTGATTTAGGTTGGCATGTTAAACGTATTGATTGTGGTATTGCAGGCACAGGTCTTGAAGTACGTAATAAACCAGATGCTGATCAGATCGATGTAATGCTCATCGGTCATATGGACACCGTATTCCCTGTTGGTACTGCGGCAGCTCGCCCAATGACACACGATAATGAGCGTGCTTATGGTCCAGGGGTTTCTGACATGAAATCAGGGCTATTAAGCATGGTTTATGCACTGCGCGATCTTGATCCAACGGCTCTCGATGCTTTATCTATCTGTGTGTGTATGAACCCAGACGAAGAGATCGGTTCACTGCATTCAGAAACATGGCTAAAAAGTGTTGCCGTTAACGCTAAACATGTTTTAGTGGCAGAAGCTGCTCGTGCTGATGGTTCATTAGTTAAAGCGCGTAAAGGCATGGCACGTTACCGTTTAAGTTTCCATGGTAAAGCTGCCCATGCGGGTAATGAACCTCAAAATGGTCGCAGCGCAATCACAGAAATGGCTCATTGGATTTTAGCTATTAATGCGATGACGAATTTTGAGTCAGGTACAACCTTAAATGCGGGCGTTGTCAGTGGCGGTGCTGGCGCAAATATTGTTCCTGATTTTGCGGAAGTTGTGGTGGATGTTCGTTTCTGGGATAACGATGAATACGCCGATGTGAATGCTCAAATTCGCGCACTAACAGAAACACCATTCGTTGATGGCGTCACGATCACAGTTGAACGAGAAGCACACAAACCATCAATGGTTCCAAGCCCACAAACTGAAGTATTAATGGCACAAGTTGAAGCCGTCGGTAAAGAATTAGGTATTGATATTACGTGGCAGGCAGTCGGTGGAGGCTCTGATGCTAACCTAACCGCCGTATTAGGTATTCCAACCTTAGATGGTTTAGGTCCCATTGGCGCAGGCTTCCACAGTGCTGACGAATGGTTAGATTTAGCTTCTATTGAGCCTCGTATTCGCTTATTACAGCAAGTACTTGTGAAAATCGCGCAACAATAA
- a CDS encoding nitrous oxide-stimulated promoter family protein, which produces MIVINNHSVRSQRELNTVKAMIRLYCKTLHRGAVMCSECESLIEYVEERVTGCRLGEEKPSCMHCIGHCYQSAKRLQMIHVLRWSYPHYFWRHPFRAIHFKLDNLRSVQMSAAKADIIAKTS; this is translated from the coding sequence ATGATAGTTATTAACAATCATTCAGTTCGTTCGCAGCGTGAACTGAATACAGTGAAAGCGATGATTCGCCTATATTGTAAAACGTTGCACCGTGGAGCAGTAATGTGCTCTGAATGTGAAAGTCTTATCGAGTATGTTGAGGAGAGAGTAACAGGTTGTCGTCTTGGTGAAGAAAAGCCAAGTTGTATGCATTGTATTGGACATTGTTATCAATCTGCCAAGCGTCTTCAGATGATCCACGTTTTACGTTGGAGTTATCCACATTATTTTTGGCGTCACCCATTTCGGGCTATACACTTTAAGTTAGACAATTTACGTAGTGTCCAAATGTCAGCCGCAAAAGCCGATATTATCGCAAAAACGAGTTAA